A single genomic interval of Festucalex cinctus isolate MCC-2025b chromosome 16, RoL_Fcin_1.0, whole genome shotgun sequence harbors:
- the ntn4 gene encoding netrin-4, whose translation MLRLLLLSVAVLSGAGAPLEAFSRAGVAPRCESRACNPRMGNLALGRRVLTQSACGNNGTEPYCAYSEPGLACGRAKCGKCNAALPHLSHLAGAMSDSSFRHPDTWWQSAEGADSETVQLDLEAEFYFTHLIAVFRSPRPAAMTLERSQDFGHTWQMLQYFARNCSAAFGIPEGKAAGSGRDGAACTSKYSGAYPCSRGEVIYRTLPKWESLDPFGLEGQQQLRVTNIRIRLLKRQPCPCQAKDAAVTPGEAPPTRHFAIYDLIVKGSCFCNGHAEQCVPAPGYLPIRDRTNHVVHGKCVCRHNTAGDHCERCAALYNDRPWQPADGLTGAPHECRKCKCNGHAHSCHFDWSAWRDSGQRSGGVCDCLHDTEGRQCQNCRVGFYRDPRRPHTAPDSCKPCNCHPLGSMAVHAAGDALCDPADGDCICKPGVGGAHCDRCMVGYWGFHEYGCRPCDCAGDCDPFTGDCVLGSDLYNLEGNSSEPVRIFRVDELFSALHYSEKCECKEQPLTNSKLFCTMNYAYVLKVKVLSAHDKGSHAEVEVKVQKVLSQKVKLQRGRLTLYPESWTARGCTCPILNPGVEYLVAGHADRRRGHLLVNMKSFVKPWTSILGRKVHALLKKDCNW comes from the exons GCGCCCCACTGGAGGCCTTTTCGCGAGCGGGCGTAGCCCCGCGTTGCGAGAGCCGCGCCTGCAACCCCCGCATGGGCAACCTGGCGCTGGGCCGCCGCGTCCTGACCCAGAGCGCGTGCGGCAACAATGGCACCGAGCCGTACTGCGCCTACTCCGAACCGGGCCTGGCGTGCGGCCGCGCCAAGTGCGGCAAGTGCAACGCCGCCCTGCCCCACCTGTCCCACCTGGCGGGCGCCATGTCCGACTCATCCTTCCGCCACCCCGACACTTGGTGGCAGTCGGCCGAGGGCGCCGACTCGGAGACGGTGCAGCTGGACCTGGAGGCCGAGTTCTACTTCACGCACCTCATCGCCGTCTTCCGCTCGCCGCGGCCCGCCGCCATGACACTGGAGCGCTCGCAGGATTTTGGGCACACATGGCAGATGCTTCAGTACTTCGCCCGCAACTGCAGCGCCGCCTTCGGGATCCCGGAGGGCAAGGCGGCCGGATCGGGCCGGGACGGAGCCGCCTGCACGTCCAAATACTCCGGGGCGTACCCGTGCAGCCGAGGGGAG GTGATCTACCGCACCCTCCCCAAGTGGGAGTCTCTGGACCCGTTCGGCCTGGAGGGCCAGCAACAGCTGCGGGTGACTAACATCCGCATCCGGCTTCTCAAGCGCCAGCCGTGCCCGTGCCAGGCTAAAGACGCCGCCGTCACACCGGGCGAGGCTCCGCCCACGCGCCACTTTGCCATCTACGACCTGATCGTCAAGGGCAGCTGCTTCTGCAACGGGCACGCTGAGCAGTGCGTGCCCGCGCCAGGGTACCTGCCCATCCGGGACCGTACCAACCATGTG GTCCATGGGAAGTGCGTGTGCCGACACAACACGGCCGGCGACCACTGCGAGCGCTGCGCCGCGCTCTACAACGACCGACCGTGGCAGCCCGCCGACGGCCTGACGGGGGCGCCGCACGAGTGTCGCA AATGCAAGTGTAACGGACATGCTCACAGCTGCCATTTTGACTGGTCGGCCTGGCGGGACTCGGGCCAGCGCAGTGGTGGCGTGTGCGACTGTCTGCACGACACGGAGGGGCGCCAGTGTCAGAACTGCAGGGTTGGCTTCTACCGGGACCCCCGGCGGCCACACACGGCCCCTGACTCTTGCAAGC CATGCAACTGTCACCCTTTGGGCTCCATGGCCGTGCACGCGGCCGGCGACGCGCTGTGCGACCCGGCCGACGGCGATTGCATCTGTAAACCCGGCGTGGGCGGCGCCCACTGCGACAGGTGCATGGTGGGATACTGGGGCTTCCACGAGTACGGCTGCCGGCCGTGCGACTGCGCCGGCGACTGCGACCCCTTCACGGGCGACTGTGTGCTCGG GTCGGACTTGTACAACTTAGAGGGAAACTCCAGCGAGCCCGTCCGGATCTTCAGAGTGGACGAGCTCTTCTCTGCCCTCCATTACTcag AGAAGTGCGAGTGCAAAGAGCAGCCGCTGACCAACAGTAAACTGTTCTGCACCATGAACTACGCATACG TTCTGAAAGTGAAAGTGCTGTCAGCCCACGACAAGGGCTCGCACGCAGAGGTGGAGGTGAAGGTCCAGAAGGTGCTGAGTCAGAAGGTGAAGCTGCAGCGGGGCCGCCTCACGCTCTACCCCGAGTCGTGGACGGCGAGGGGCTGCACCTGCCCCATCCTCAACCCAG GTGTGGAGTACCTGGTGGCAGGTCACGCCGACAGGAGGCGGGGCCACCTGCTGGTCAACATGAAGAGCTTCGTCAAGCCCTGGACGTCCATCTTGGGCCGCAAAGTGCACGCGCTGCTCAAGAAGGACTGCAACTGGTAG